GGGCCGCTGTACCGCTATCCGGTGTTGTCGCTGGCGACCCAGGTGCTGTCCGTCGTCGCCCTCGGCGTGGCCCGCGCCGCACTGAATGAAATCTACGCCATCGCCCATCGTCAGCAGTCCGTGACCGGCGCACCGCGTCTGGCCGACAGGCCGCAGGCGCAGATGCAAATTGCCCACTGCGAAGCTGAATTGCGCTCCGCCCGGGCCTGGTTTTACGACGCCATCGACGATGTCTGGCAGCGCCTGCTGGCGGGGGATGACGCGAGCTGCGAGCAAATTAACGCGCTGCGGCTTTCATCGACGCACGTCACCCGCGTTTCCGCCGACGTGGCGCGTCAGGCGCTGGCCCTCAACGGCATGGGCGGCGTGACCATGACCAGCCCGCTACAGCGCTACGTGCGCGACACGATGGTGATTACCCAACATGCCTTTATGGGCGACCTCTCGTACCTCAATGCCGGTACGGTCTTCTTTGGTGGCAAACCGCTGCCGGGTTACTTGTGATTTTTGAAAGGAGCAACAGATGAGCCAGTCAACAACCTTACGCGTGCTGTTTTGCATCGGCGTGAACCAGAACTTTTTCGATGCCAGCCCGGCGGAAGCCAAGCAGGTGTGGGGCGCATTCGGCGTGATGATGAAAGGCATTGATGAAACGCCGGGCATCACCGTCATCGGCAACATGGATGACGACCAGCTGATGGTCGGCCCGTCCACCTCCGCGCCGTGGACCACCTACGTGTTAGCCGACGCTGAGCGTCTGGAAAACGTCGCCGCGGTCTGCAACCTGTTCCGCAGCACCCCGGTCGGCGACGGCGGCAGCAAGCTGTGGAAGTACTGCAAAATCGAGGCCCGCGTTGGCCGTGAACTGATTATCCAGAACTGACGGAGCTGACGATGAACGCCCAGGATGCGCTGCGGTTGCAGCAGCTCGAAGACTATCAGGCGGCGCGGGTCTGTATCAGCGATTACATGCGCCTGTGTGATGTGCTCGACACCGCAGAAACGGTGCAGGCGATTGGCGCATTGTTCAGCGTGGATGCCTGCTGGGAGGGCGTCGGCGAACCTTACGCCACGCGCCTCGGGCGTCATGTGGGGCGCGAGGCCATTGTGAAAATGATGGCGGGTTACGTACGGCAACCGGCGCATTTCGCGATGAACGCGCACTTCCTCTGTTCCGAAGCGCTGTGGCATACGGCGAACAGTGAACTGCGCGGCCGCTGGCTGATGTTGCAAACCTCGGCGTTTACCGCAGGCGGTGCGCATCTCAACGCCGCAGAACTCAACGTGAACTTTGTGCGCGAGGCGGGCGAAATGGTGATGCGCCATTTCACCACCCGCAACCTGTTCAGCCGCCCGGTAGACCACTGGCACGCGGCGGATGCCTTACCGGTTCCTGATAAAAACAAAGACGTGCAGGAGAATGGACATGCAATGTGATCACACCATCAATGTGAAGAATATCGATCCCGCGACGCCACCGACGCTGACGAGTACGGAGATTGCGGCGCTGGTGAAATCTGACCGGGTACACACTTCGCTGTACACCTCGGAAGCGCTGTTCCAGCTCGAACTGGAGCGTATCTTCAGTAAAACCTGGGTGTGGGTGGCGCACGCCAGCGAAATCCCGGACACCGGCAGCTTTAAGACCACCGAAATCGGCACCCAGCCGGTGATTGTGGTGCGTGACCGCAAAGGCACGGTGCATACCTTACTCAACCGCTGCCGCCACCGCGCCGCCACGGTGTGTGAACACCGCAGCGGCAAAACCAACAGCTTTGTCTGCCCGTATCACGGCTGGGGCTACGCCCTGGACGGCAGTCTGCGTGGCGTGCCGCACCCGGAAAGCTACGCCGATCAGCTGGAAAAAGGCGAACTGGGGCTGGTGTCATTGCGCACTGAACAATACGCCGGGATGATTTTCGCCACCTTTAATGAGCAGATTGAACCGCTGGAAGATTTCCTCGGTGTCGCCAAAAAATGGATGGATCTGTTCATGAAGCAGGGCGCGGGATATCCGATTAAAACCGGGCCTGCGCACCGGTTCCGCTTCCCCGGCAACTGGAAGATTCAGCTCGAAAACACCACCGACGGCTATCACTTCCCGGTGGTTCACCGCTCGTTTTTAAGCTCGGTCGATAAGCAAACCGAAGAGATGCTCAACTTCGTTGACGGCAGCGGCTACGTTGAGGATTTGGGCAACGGTCACAGCGTGATGGTGATGATCCCGGAACTGGTGGATTTAGACGCCAATCTCGACGCGCCGATCCCTGAACGCTTCGCTGAGCTGGCCGATGCGCTGCGCGCCGATCACGACGAAGAGCAGGTCCGACGCATCGTGCGTGCGGTTGGTGGCTCCGGTTTTAACCTCAATATTTTCCCAAACATCGCCTGTTCGATGGCGTTCTTCCGCGTCTTGCAGCCAGTGTCGGTACAAGAAACCGAAATTCACCATGCGGTGATCACCATGGACGGCGGGCCGGAAATAGCCAACCAGGCGCGTCTGCGTTTGCACGAACATTTCCAGGGGCCGATGGGCTTCGGCACGCCGGATGACTCCGAGGCGTGGGAGCGCGTACAGCGCGGGGCCACCGCGGGCGATGACCTGTGGATCATGCTTAACCGCGGGCTGGCGGGGGAATATCGTACCGACGACGGGCTGCGCAGCGACGTCAGCGCCGAAACCGGGATGCGTGCCGCCTACCAGCAGTGGAAAAAATTGATGACGGAGACAGAACAATGATGACCCCAGATTCTGCCCTGTTTACCGCGATGGCGGTGGTCAATCTTGAAGGTGATTTGCTCGACCAGGGCGAATTTACGACCTGGCTGTCGCTGTGGCAGCCGGACGGCCTGTACGTGGTGCCGATTGACCCGCAGGAAACCGATTTTAAAAACACCCTGAACTACGCCTGTGACGATCACCACATGCGCGAAAAACGGGTGAAGCGCCTGTACAGCGGGGAGTCCATTTCCACCACGCCGCGCGCCAGAACCCTGCGCACGCTGTCGCGCTTTCGGGTACTCGACGCGAGCGACGAGCGGATTGTGGTCCGTGGGGCGCAATCCTTGTGGGAACACCGCAAAGGCCACAGTCGCCATTACGCGGCGGATATTACCTGGCAGCTGCAACGCCACGGCGAAAGCTGGCTGATTGAGCAAAAGGTTATCCGCCTGGTCAACAGCGACGATGTGCTGCACAGCATCGGCTACATCCTTTAAGGAGCGCGTTATGACCCAAACCGCATTAGTCACCGGCGCTGCCGCCGGGCTGGGCAACGTTATTGCTACGCATTTGCTGGCGCAAGGTTTCCAGGTGGTGATGACCGACGTGGATGCCGCCCGCGTGCAGCAGGCCGCTGACCGGATCGATAACGGGCAGGGCAAGGTGCTGGCGCTGGCGCTGGACATTCGTCAGCCACAGGATTTTGAGCAGGCGCTGAAGGCGACAATCGACCGCTTTGGCCGCCTCGAGGTGCTGGTCAATAACGCCGCGCTGACCCTGGCGACGCCGGTGATGGAGATTGAGGTCGATGAGTTCGACCGGGTGATGACCACCAATCTGCGCGGCACGTTTGTCGGCTGCCAGACTCTGGGCCGCTACTTCGCCAGCCTTGGCTACGGGCGAATCATCAATCTGGCTTCACTCGCCGGGCAAAACGGCGGGACCGCCTCGGGCGCGCACTACGCGGCGTCGAAGGGCGGCATTCTGACCCTGACCAAAATATTCGCCCGCGAACTGAGCAAATCCGGCGTGACGGTCAACGCCATCGCGCCGGGCCCGATGGATTCCCCGGCAGTCCACGCCATCGTCCCGGAAGAGAAAATGGCGGGGCTGTTGCAGATGATCCCGGTGGGCACCCTCGGCGATGCGGAGTTTGTCGCACAGGCCGTGGCGTTGCTGGCTTCACCGCAGGCGTCGTTTGTCACCGGGGCAACCTGGGACATCAACGGCGGCCTGTTCATGCGTTGAGGAGCAAAACATGCTGACACTTCAGGTTATCCGGCGAGAGTTGCAGGGCGAGGTGGTCCTGCTGACGCTGGCCCATGCGGACGGGATCGTGCTGCCCGCGTTCAGCGCGGGGGCGCATATCGACCTGCATCTGACCGAGGACCTTATTCGGCCTTACTCGCTATGCGGTGACCCGCAGGACCGCCAGCATTATCAGCTTGGCATTCTCAAGGACGGCAATTCGCAGGGAGGTTCGCTGGCGGTCCATGCCCTGCGCGAAGGTGACGCGATAACCGTCAGTGAACCGCGCAATCTATTTACCCTCGATGAACGTGCCGGGCATAGCCTGCTGATTGGCGGCGGGATTGGCATCACGCCGATGCTGGCGATGGCCGCCGAACTGCACGCCGCCGGACGTTCATTCACGCTGCACTACTGCGCCCGGTCACGTGGTCAAGCGGCATTCGTGGCGCAGCTGGAAAGTGCGCGCTACGCCGGGCAGGTGCATCTGCATTTCAGCGACCAGCAGCGCCTGAACCTGGACGCGGTGCTGAGCGACGTGCCGCCGAATACGCATGTGTACGTTTGCGGCCCGACGCGGCTGATGGACGCGGTCAATGACGGGGCAAAGCGCCTCGGCTATGCGGCAGAAAACGTCCATCAGGAGTGTTTCAGCGCCGAGGTGCAAACCGGCGGCGCGGCGTTTGAAGTGGTGGCGGCAACCAGCGGGATCACCGTTCAGGTGCTGGAAGATCAGACCATTGTCGAAGCGCTGGCGCAGGCGGGGCTGAAGGTCAACGTCTCCTGCAAGCAGGGCATTTGCGGCAGCTGCCTGACCGATGTGCTGGAGGGCGAGCCGGACCATCGCGACAGCTATCTCACTGACGAAGAAAAGGCCGACGGCGACCAGATTTTGCTGTGCTGTTCCCGGTCGAAGTGCGGCCGCCTGGTTATCGACTTGTAAGGAATATCCCATGACTCTGCAAACTGAATTTCGTAATGCGATGGCCCAGCTGGGGAGCGCGGTGTCGGTGATCACCACCGACGGCCCGGCGGGTAAATTTGGCTTCACGGCGTCCGCCGTCTGTAGCGTGACCGACCAGCCGCCAACCCTGCTGGTGTGCATGAACCGCAACTCCTTCGCCCATGAGCACTTCAAACGCAACGGCACGCTCTGCGTGAACGTGTTATCGAGCGATCACCAGGCGCTGTCGGGCGTGTTTGCTAACGCCAGCCTGCGTTCGGAGGAACGTTTTGGGCATGACAACTGGCAGGTGTTGAGCAGCGGCGCGCCGGTACTGAGTTCGGCGGTGGCCTGCTTCGACTGCCTGATTGCCGACTGTCACGAAGTGGGCAGCCACTCGGTCTTTTACTGTCAGGTGCAGGCGATCCGCATCAGCGAGCAGCCGCGCGGGCTGGTCTATTTCAATCGTCGTTACCATGCCATCGGGCATGACGTCGAGGCGTAAACCCACTCCTTCCGATAAAAAGGGCAACGCGTGATGAGCAATGTGGCAACCGAAAATAACGTAACCGCCGGGGCCGTGCCCCAGGACGCGCAGCAGATGCGCAAACTGGTGCTGGCCTCGGTGTTGGGCAATGCACTCGAATGGTATGACTTTTTCCTGTACGGCACCGCGGCGGCGCTGGTGTTTGGCCCGCTGTTTTTCCCGGTCGGCGGCGATCCGTTACAGGGCACGCTGCTGGCGTTTTCTGGCTTTGCGGTCGGCTTTCTGGCCCGTCCGCTGGGCGGGATCGCCTTTGGGCATATTGGCGATCGCTACAGCCGCAAAATGACCCTGATCATGACCTTAACGCTGATGGGCGCGACGACGTTTGTGATTGGCCTGCTGCCGGTCTATTCGCAGGTGGGTATCTGGGCGCCGATTTCGCTGATTACGCTGCGCTTCTTGCAGGGCGTGGCCTCGGGCGGTGAATGGGGCGGCGGGGTGCTGATGCTCAGCGAAAGCGCCCCCGCGTCACGCCGTGGTTTTTATACCGCCTGGAGCCAGATGGGCGTCTCCGGCGGCTTCGTGTTGTCGGCCTTCGCCTTTTATCTGGTGCAGCAACTGCCGGAAGCGGATTTCATGAGTTGGGGCTGGCGCGTGCCGTTCCTGCTGAGCATCGTCATCTTTTTGGTCGGCGTGTATATCCGCAAAAACATCCGTGAGAGCAAAGCCTTTACGCAAGCCAAACCGGAAGACAAACACGAAAAAATCCCACTGATTACCTTGATGCGCGATCACCCGAAAGCGCTGTTGCAGGCCATAGCCCTGCGCCTGCCGGAAAACGGCGCATCGTATATTTTCTTCACCTTTTCGGTGGTGTACGCCAAACACATTGGCATCGGCACCGGGGAAATCATCAGCGCCGTGACGCTGGCGATGCTGGTGGAGTTTTTCTCGATTCTGTTCTGGGGCGCATTGTCGGATCGCATCGGGCTGAAGCCGGTTTATTACATCGGTGTGATTGGCCTGTTGGTGATGGCGTTTCCGTTCTTCTGGCTGCTTTCCACCGGCAACTACGGCTGGGTGATGCTGGCGATGATGCTCGGTTTACCGGTGTGTCACGGGGCGATGATCGGCACTCAGCCCTGCATCATGAGCGACCTGTTCCCGGTGCGGGTGCGCTATTCCGGATTGGCGCTCGGGCATGAAGTCGGGTCGATATTTTCCGGCGGCCTGGGGCCGATGCTGGCGGTGGCGCTGCTCATGGAATTTAACGCCTCCTGGCCGGTGTCGTTGCTGCTGGTGGCGTACGCCTTACTGGCCTGGGTGGCGCTGCGCAGCCTGCCGTCGGGCCGACAAAATACCAACACAGGAGTGAATAATGAGCATCACCATTGAGTCCATCGCTTGCTGGCTGGTGGATATCCCGACCATTCGCCCGCATAAGCTGTCGATGACCACCATGGGCTGTCAGACCCTGACCATCGTGCGCATGACCTGCGCGCAGGGCGTGGGCTGGGGCGAAGCCACCACCATCGGCGGCTTAAGTTACGGCTCAGAAAGCCCGGAGTCGATTAAGTCAGCGATTGAAACCTATCTCTCGCCGTTGCTGTGTGGGCAGACGTTCAGCGGTGTGGCCGCGCTCGCCGCGAAAATGAACGCCAGCGTGAAGGGCAATACCTTTGCGAAATCGGCCCTAGAAACCGCGTTCCTCGACGTGCAGGGGAAAATGCTCGGCCTGCCGGTCAGTGCGCTGCTCGGCGGGGCATTAACCGAACGTCAGCCGGTGCTGTGGACGCTGGCGAGCGGCGATACCGAAAAGGATATCGACGAGGGCAAGCGCCTGCTGGCGGAAGGGCGGCACGATACCTTCAAACTCAAAGTTGGTGCCCGCGAGCTGAAAACCGATATCCGCCACGCACTGGCGATTAAAGCCGCTCTCGGCGATGAGGTCAGCATTCGGGTCGACGTCAATCAGGCGTGGGACGTGACCACCGCCATCAAAGGCATGACCGAACTGCAGGCGGGCGGCATCGACCTGGTCGAACAGCCGATCCCGCTGTGGGATCAACGCGGATTAATCACGCTCAGCCAGCGTTTTGCCGTGCCGATCCTGGCCGATGAAGCGGTGGCGACGGCACATGACGGCTACGCCCTGGCGAGCGGCGGTTTCACTGGCGCGTACGCGTTGAAAATCGCCAAAGCGGGCGGACCTGTGCAGGCGCTGAAACTGGCGCAGGTCGCACAGGCAGCCGGAGTGGCGCTGTACGGCGGCACCATGCTCGAAGGCACCCTCGGCACCGTGGCCTCTTTACACGCCTGGTCGACGATAAACATGCAGTGGGGCACCGAGATGTTCGGCCCGCTGCTGCTGAAAGACGACATCGTGGTGCGCCCGCTCGATTTCAGTCACGGACAGGTCACGCTGCCGCAGGGCCCCGGCCTGGGTGTGGATATCGACCCCGACAAACTTCGTCATTACGCCAGAACATAAAGGACATCAGCATGCTTTTTAAAGTTGAAATGCAGGTCAACATTCCGTCGTCGTTACCGAAAGCGCAGGCGGATGAAATCAAAGCCAAAGAGAAAGCCTATTCACAGCAATTGCAGCGCGACGGTAAGTGGCCGCACATCTGGCGCGTGGTGGGTCAGTACGCCAACGTCAGCATTTTTGACGTGGCGGACAACCAGGAGCTGCACACCCTTTTAACGGCGCTGCCGCTCTATCCGTACATGGAGATCAGCGTGCAGCCGCTGTGTGAACACCCGTCGTCAATTCATAACGAGCAGTAATTACATAACGAAAACAACCCTTACCCTACAAGAGGAAGTTGCAATGTCAGTCAATCCGGCAAAACAAACAGAACTGGAAACGTTACTCGCCATCAGCAGCGGCTTAAATTCAGCGCAGGGCAGCGAGCGGTTTAAAGCCATCATGCATCAGGTGCTCGGCGACCTGTGTCAGACCATCAAAAAGTTCGATATCACCGATGAAGAGTTCTGGCTGGCGGTGAACTATCTCAACGAACTGGGGGAGCGCAAAGAGGCGGCGCTGTTGGCGGCGGGCCTGGGACTGGAACATTATCTGGATATGCGTGCCGATGAAAAAGAGGCCGCCTCCGGGAATGAAACCGGTACGCCTCGTACCATCGAAGGGCCGCTGTACGTGGCCAATGCGCCGCTGAGCAAGGGTTTTGCGCGCATGGATGACGGCAGTGAAAAAGCCGAAGCCATGTGGCTGCACGGGCAGGTGACCGATATTAATGGCCAGCCGGTGGCGGGCGCGGTGGTCGATATCTGGCATGCCAACACGATGGGTGGATACTCGTTCTTCGACCCGTCGCAAAGCGAATACAACTTACGCCGCCGGGTCGAAACCGGGGCTGACGGGCGCTATGCGGTACGCAGCATTGTGCCGTGCGGCTATGGTTGTCCGCCGGATGGCCCGACGCAAAAACTGCTGAACGGATTAGGCCGTCACGGCAATCGCCCGGCGCACGTGCATTTCTTCGTGTCCGCCCCGGGCTTTAAGCATCTGACCACGCAGATCAACCTCAGTGGGGATGAATATTTGTGGGATGACTTTGCCTTTGCGACCCGCGAAGAGTTGATTGCCGATCCGGTCAACATCACCGACCCAAGTCTGGCGCAGCAGCGCGATATTCCCGCCCCGCATACCGAAGTGAGTTTTGATTTCTCGCTGGTGGCGACCCATGAAAGCAGCGAAGAGGAAAGGGTGAAACGTGCGCGCGTGAAGGAATAAGGAAAAAGCAGGGCAGTTTTCAGGCTGCCCTGCCATGACGCGTTACAGGCTGCGGATCTCTTTCGAGCGCAGCGTCACCCGCACTGGCACCGATTTATACGACGGCGTGCCGCTGTCTTCATCACGATAACTGAGCGGAATCAGCACGTTGGCTTCCGGGTAATAGGCCCCGACCGAGCCGGAAGCGATGCTGTACGCCACCACGGTGATATCTTCCAGCCGCTGATGGCTGTCGGGCAGCGCGGTGGAAATATCCACCCGGTCGCCGTGCTCCAGCCCCAACTGCGCCATATCCTCTTCGTTCATAAACAGCACATCACGACGGCCAAACACGCCGCGATAGCGGTCGTCCAGCGCGTAAATGGTGGTGTTGTACTGATCGTGACTGCGCAGGGTGATCATCCGTAAGGTGTTGTCGCCTTCGCCTTTGACGTTCTCATCCACGCCGTTGAATACCGAAAACATCGCTTTGCCGGTCGCCGTCGGCCACACGCGCTCCGTTGGCGGCAGCGGCATGCGGAAACCGCCTGGCACGCGGATACGCGCGTTGTAATCGGTGAAGCCGGGCAGGGTTTGCTCAATCAAGCTGCGGATCCGGTCGTAATCGGCGACCAACTCCGTCCACGCCACTTTGGTGTTCTTCAGCGTTGCTTTAGCCATGCCTGCGACAATCGCCGGTTCGGACAGCAGCTGCGCGGACGCCGGTTTCAGCTTGCCGGAAGAGGCGTGAACCATCGACATCGAATCTTCCACGGTAATCGACTGCTTGCCGCTCTGCTGCATATCCAGCTCGGTGCGGCCCAGACACGGGAAAATAAACGTCTCTTTGGCGACCAGCAAATGGGTGCGGTTGAGCTTGGTGCCGACGTGAACGCTGAGGTCGAGCTTTTGCATCGCCGGGAACGCCTGCTCATGGTCGGGCATCGCCACGGCAAAGTTGCCCCCGAGGCAAATCATCGCTTTGGAATCGCCGTCAATCATCGCCTGCGTCGCCGCCACGGCATCGTGACCGTGCTTAGACGGCGGCACAAAACCGAATACTTCTTCAATTTTTGACAGGAAGGCGGCGGTCGGTTTTTCGGTGATGCCGACCGTGCGGTTGCCCTGCACGTTGGAGTGCCCGCGCAACGGACAAATGCCTGCGCCGGGTTTGCCAATATTGCCGCGCATCAGCAGTAAATCCGCAATTAAACGGACGTTGGCGGTGCCTTTATTGTGCTGGGTGACGCCCATGCCGTAGGTAATGATGGTGGCGTTGGATTTGGCGTACGCGATGGCGACGCTTTCCAGTTCG
This DNA window, taken from Scandinavium goeteborgense, encodes the following:
- the catC gene encoding muconolactone Delta-isomerase; translated protein: MLFKVEMQVNIPSSLPKAQADEIKAKEKAYSQQLQRDGKWPHIWRVVGQYANVSIFDVADNQELHTLLTALPLYPYMEISVQPLCEHPSSIHNEQ
- a CDS encoding aromatic-ring-hydroxylating dioxygenase subunit beta, which codes for MTPDSALFTAMAVVNLEGDLLDQGEFTTWLSLWQPDGLYVVPIDPQETDFKNTLNYACDDHHMREKRVKRLYSGESISTTPRARTLRTLSRFRVLDASDERIVVRGAQSLWEHRKGHSRHYAADITWQLQRHGESWLIEQKVIRLVNSDDVLHSIGYIL
- a CDS encoding SDR family NAD(P)-dependent oxidoreductase yields the protein MTQTALVTGAAAGLGNVIATHLLAQGFQVVMTDVDAARVQQAADRIDNGQGKVLALALDIRQPQDFEQALKATIDRFGRLEVLVNNAALTLATPVMEIEVDEFDRVMTTNLRGTFVGCQTLGRYFASLGYGRIINLASLAGQNGGTASGAHYAASKGGILTLTKIFARELSKSGVTVNAIAPGPMDSPAVHAIVPEEKMAGLLQMIPVGTLGDAEFVAQAVALLASPQASFVTGATWDINGGLFMR
- a CDS encoding PDR/VanB family oxidoreductase, with product MLTLQVIRRELQGEVVLLTLAHADGIVLPAFSAGAHIDLHLTEDLIRPYSLCGDPQDRQHYQLGILKDGNSQGGSLAVHALREGDAITVSEPRNLFTLDERAGHSLLIGGGIGITPMLAMAAELHAAGRSFTLHYCARSRGQAAFVAQLESARYAGQVHLHFSDQQRLNLDAVLSDVPPNTHVYVCGPTRLMDAVNDGAKRLGYAAENVHQECFSAEVQTGGAAFEVVAATSGITVQVLEDQTIVEALAQAGLKVNVSCKQGICGSCLTDVLEGEPDHRDSYLTDEEKADGDQILLCCSRSKCGRLVIDL
- a CDS encoding FdhF/YdeP family oxidoreductase codes for the protein MNNKRRAVPGIRHYDGPAGGWGALKATAIAVRTQMDTFDAPPTLLRTNQPDGFDCPGCAWPDKEHKSTFQFCENGAKAVTWEATNKRVTPEFLAANTVTSLLAKSDFELEGYGRLTHPLVYDKASDTLRPVEWDAAFARIGEVLRGLAPDEVEFYTSGRASNEAAYLFQLFARELGTNNFPDCSNMCHEATSTGLPRSIGIGKGTVSLDDFEKTELVLSIGHNPGTNHPRMMGTLHELARRGVPIIVFNPLRERALERFADPQSVVEMATYSSTDIASTYFQVKAGGDAAALKGIAKHLLALEAEHGQVLDGEFIAAHTEGFADFSADIRATSWESIEQESGLTRAELESVAIAYAKSNATIITYGMGVTQHNKGTANVRLIADLLLMRGNIGKPGAGICPLRGHSNVQGNRTVGITEKPTAAFLSKIEEVFGFVPPSKHGHDAVAATQAMIDGDSKAMICLGGNFAVAMPDHEQAFPAMQKLDLSVHVGTKLNRTHLLVAKETFIFPCLGRTELDMQQSGKQSITVEDSMSMVHASSGKLKPASAQLLSEPAIVAGMAKATLKNTKVAWTELVADYDRIRSLIEQTLPGFTDYNARIRVPGGFRMPLPPTERVWPTATGKAMFSVFNGVDENVKGEGDNTLRMITLRSHDQYNTTIYALDDRYRGVFGRRDVLFMNEEDMAQLGLEHGDRVDISTALPDSHQRLEDITVVAYSIASGSVGAYYPEANVLIPLSYRDEDSGTPSYKSVPVRVTLRSKEIRSL
- the catA gene encoding catechol 1,2-dioxygenase, whose protein sequence is MSVNPAKQTELETLLAISSGLNSAQGSERFKAIMHQVLGDLCQTIKKFDITDEEFWLAVNYLNELGERKEAALLAAGLGLEHYLDMRADEKEAASGNETGTPRTIEGPLYVANAPLSKGFARMDDGSEKAEAMWLHGQVTDINGQPVAGAVVDIWHANTMGGYSFFDPSQSEYNLRRRVETGADGRYAVRSIVPCGYGCPPDGPTQKLLNGLGRHGNRPAHVHFFVSAPGFKHLTTQINLSGDEYLWDDFAFATREELIADPVNITDPSLAQQRDIPAPHTEVSFDFSLVATHESSEEERVKRARVKE
- a CDS encoding flavin reductase, whose product is MTLQTEFRNAMAQLGSAVSVITTDGPAGKFGFTASAVCSVTDQPPTLLVCMNRNSFAHEHFKRNGTLCVNVLSSDHQALSGVFANASLRSEERFGHDNWQVLSSGAPVLSSAVACFDCLIADCHEVGSHSVFYCQVQAIRISEQPRGLVYFNRRYHAIGHDVEA
- a CDS encoding muconate cycloisomerase family protein — translated: MSITIESIACWLVDIPTIRPHKLSMTTMGCQTLTIVRMTCAQGVGWGEATTIGGLSYGSESPESIKSAIETYLSPLLCGQTFSGVAALAAKMNASVKGNTFAKSALETAFLDVQGKMLGLPVSALLGGALTERQPVLWTLASGDTEKDIDEGKRLLAEGRHDTFKLKVGARELKTDIRHALAIKAALGDEVSIRVDVNQAWDVTTAIKGMTELQAGGIDLVEQPIPLWDQRGLITLSQRFAVPILADEAVATAHDGYALASGGFTGAYALKIAKAGGPVQALKLAQVAQAAGVALYGGTMLEGTLGTVASLHAWSTINMQWGTEMFGPLLLKDDIVVRPLDFSHGQVTLPQGPGLGVDIDPDKLRHYART
- a CDS encoding IacB protein, with the translated sequence MSQSTTLRVLFCIGVNQNFFDASPAEAKQVWGAFGVMMKGIDETPGITVIGNMDDDQLMVGPSTSAPWTTYVLADAERLENVAAVCNLFRSTPVGDGGSKLWKYCKIEARVGRELIIQN
- a CDS encoding nuclear transport factor 2 family protein — encoded protein: MNAQDALRLQQLEDYQAARVCISDYMRLCDVLDTAETVQAIGALFSVDACWEGVGEPYATRLGRHVGREAIVKMMAGYVRQPAHFAMNAHFLCSEALWHTANSELRGRWLMLQTSAFTAGGAHLNAAELNVNFVREAGEMVMRHFTTRNLFSRPVDHWHAADALPVPDKNKDVQENGHAM
- a CDS encoding aromatic ring-hydroxylating oxygenase subunit alpha, with amino-acid sequence MQCDHTINVKNIDPATPPTLTSTEIAALVKSDRVHTSLYTSEALFQLELERIFSKTWVWVAHASEIPDTGSFKTTEIGTQPVIVVRDRKGTVHTLLNRCRHRAATVCEHRSGKTNSFVCPYHGWGYALDGSLRGVPHPESYADQLEKGELGLVSLRTEQYAGMIFATFNEQIEPLEDFLGVAKKWMDLFMKQGAGYPIKTGPAHRFRFPGNWKIQLENTTDGYHFPVVHRSFLSSVDKQTEEMLNFVDGSGYVEDLGNGHSVMVMIPELVDLDANLDAPIPERFAELADALRADHDEEQVRRIVRAVGGSGFNLNIFPNIACSMAFFRVLQPVSVQETEIHHAVITMDGGPEIANQARLRLHEHFQGPMGFGTPDDSEAWERVQRGATAGDDLWIMLNRGLAGEYRTDDGLRSDVSAETGMRAAYQQWKKLMTETEQ
- a CDS encoding MFS transporter, translated to MRKLVLASVLGNALEWYDFFLYGTAAALVFGPLFFPVGGDPLQGTLLAFSGFAVGFLARPLGGIAFGHIGDRYSRKMTLIMTLTLMGATTFVIGLLPVYSQVGIWAPISLITLRFLQGVASGGEWGGGVLMLSESAPASRRGFYTAWSQMGVSGGFVLSAFAFYLVQQLPEADFMSWGWRVPFLLSIVIFLVGVYIRKNIRESKAFTQAKPEDKHEKIPLITLMRDHPKALLQAIALRLPENGASYIFFTFSVVYAKHIGIGTGEIISAVTLAMLVEFFSILFWGALSDRIGLKPVYYIGVIGLLVMAFPFFWLLSTGNYGWVMLAMMLGLPVCHGAMIGTQPCIMSDLFPVRVRYSGLALGHEVGSIFSGGLGPMLAVALLMEFNASWPVSLLLVAYALLAWVALRSLPSGRQNTNTGVNNEHHH